Proteins found in one Chaetodon auriga isolate fChaAug3 chromosome 12, fChaAug3.hap1, whole genome shotgun sequence genomic segment:
- the fam78ba gene encoding protein FAM78B: MCILARYHLLPSSLVLLILLVACTMGCIQSIACKPRIRRENIVVYEVSASIDQCPTIIEENSPIVLRYKTPYFRASAGVVMPPVPRNETWVVGWIQACTQMEFYNTYGDIGMSSWELPELREGRVKAISDSDGVSYPWYGNTTETVTLTGPTSKPSRLTVSMNDNFYPSVTWAVPISNSNTPMLTHITRDQSFITWLVAMNSVTKERIVLQTVRWRMRVDIAVDPDMPLGSRASLVGRPYQEQPHILNYQEPIPPNALGRPNANDAQVLMWRPRRGAPLVVIPPK; the protein is encoded by the exons ATGTGCATACTGGCCAGGTATCATTTGCTCCcttcttctctggttttgctCATTCTGCTTGTGGCCTGCACTATGGGCTGTATTCAGAGCATCGCATGCAAACCCCGCATCAGACGGGAGAACATTGTGGTGTATGAGGTGTCAGCCTCTATTGACCAGTGTCCCACCATCATTGAGGAGAACTCACCGATTGTGCTCCGTTACAAGACGCCTTACTTCAGGGCTTCAGCAGGGGTTGTGATGCCACCAGTGCCCCGTAATGAAACCTGGGTGGTGGGCTGGATCCAGGCTTGTACCCAGATGGAATTCTACAACACCTATGGTGATATTGGCAT GTCCAGCTGGGAGTTACCAGAGCTGCGAGAGGGACGGGTCAAGGCCATCAGCGACTCGGACGGCGTCAGCTACCCCTGGTATGGCAACACCACAGAGACAGTCACCCTGACCGGACCCACGTCCAAACCGTCCCGTCTGACGGTCAGCATGAACGACAATTTCTACCCCAGCGTGACCTGGGCGGTGCCcatcagcaacagcaacacaccCATGTTGACCCACATCACCAGGGACCAGAGCTTCATCACCTGGCTGGTGGCCATGAATTCCGTCACCAAG GAGCGTATCGTGTTGCAGACGGTGCGGTGGCGGATGCGGGTGGACATTGCCGTGGATCCAGACATGCCTCTGGGCTCTCGGGCCTCGTTGGTGGGTCGTCCCTACCAGGAGCAACCGCACATCCTCAACTACCAGGAGCCCATTCCCCCCAACGCGCTGGGGAGGCCAAATGCCAACGACGCCCAAGTGCTAATGTGGAGACCGAGGAGAGGGGCGCCACTTGTGGTCATACCGCCAAAATAA
- the slc35a3b gene encoding solute carrier family 35 member A3b isoform X2: MVLPPSHSSRLKYVSLGVLVLQTTSLVLTMRYSRTLKEDGPRYLASSAVVSAEVLKILACTLLVFMENKFSVRSMNQLLKDEIVNNPMETMKLAIPAGIYTLQNNLLYVALSNLDAATYQVTYQLKILTTALFSVSMLGKRLGSYQWLSLLLLMAGVTLVQWPGGTEGDSEQKVLSAGSQFVGLIAVLMACVSSGFAGVYFERLLKGTKQSVWVRNIQLGLFGFVFGFVGMIVYDGQSVRQSGMFQGYNAITCTVVVLQAVGGLVVAVVIKYADNILKGFATSLSIIMSALISYFLLEDFNPTSVFFLGSLLVIVATFLYGYEFKPASGSTIKV, encoded by the exons ATGGTCCTGCCCCCATCACACTCCTCGCGGCTGAAGTATGTGTCTCTGGGGGTGCTGGTGTTGCAGACCACCTCGCTGGTGCTCACCATGCGCTACTCCCGCACCCTGAAGGAAGACGGCCCCCGCTACCTGGCCTCGTCCGCCGTGGTGTCGGCCGAGGTGCTCAAGATCCTCGCCTGCACCCTCCTTGTCTTCATGGAGAACA AATTCAGTGTGCGCTCCATGAACCAGCTGCTGAAGGACGAGATTGTAAACAATCCCATGGAGACCATGAAGCTGGCCATTCCTGCAGGGATCTACACACTGCAGAACAATCTGCTCTATGTTGCCCTCTCCAACCTGGACGCAGCCACCTATCAG GTCACATACCAGCTGAAGATCCTCACCACGgcgctgttttctgtctccatgcTGGGGAAGAGGTTGGGCTCCTACCAGTGGCTCTCGCTGCTCTTGCTCATGGCCGGAGTCACTCTAGTGCAG TGGCCCGGAGGCACTGAAGGTGACTCTGAGCAGAAGGTCCTGTCTGCAGGCTCCCAGTTTGTGGGCCTGATCGCTGTGCTGATGGCCTGTGTGTCCAGTGGCTTTGCAGGAGTTTACTTTGAGAGACTCCTCAAGGGGACTAAACAGAGCGTGTGGGTCCGAAACATACAGCTGG GTTTATTTGGCTTTGTGTTCGGCTTTGTAGGAATGATAGTGTATGACGGTCAGAGCGTGAGACAGTCTGGAATGTTCCAGGGTTACAACGCCATCACCTGCACCGTTGTCGTCTTACAG gctgtgggCGGGTTGGTCGTAGCAGTAGTCATTAAATATGCAGACAACATCCTCAAAGGATTTGCCACGTCTCTGTCCATCATCATGTCTGCACTCATTTCATATTTCCTGTTGGAGGACTTTAATCCTACAAG TGTATTTTTTCTAGGGTCACTGCTGGTTATTGTCGCCACATTTCTTTACGGCTACGAGTTCAAACCTGCCAGTGGTAGCACCATCAAAGTATAA
- the slc35a3b gene encoding solute carrier family 35 member A3b isoform X1: MLQSGNVRKKSEECPSSSLKNVKLTPLLSADTESSTMVLPPSHSSRLKYVSLGVLVLQTTSLVLTMRYSRTLKEDGPRYLASSAVVSAEVLKILACTLLVFMENKFSVRSMNQLLKDEIVNNPMETMKLAIPAGIYTLQNNLLYVALSNLDAATYQVTYQLKILTTALFSVSMLGKRLGSYQWLSLLLLMAGVTLVQWPGGTEGDSEQKVLSAGSQFVGLIAVLMACVSSGFAGVYFERLLKGTKQSVWVRNIQLGLFGFVFGFVGMIVYDGQSVRQSGMFQGYNAITCTVVVLQAVGGLVVAVVIKYADNILKGFATSLSIIMSALISYFLLEDFNPTSVFFLGSLLVIVATFLYGYEFKPASGSTIKV; the protein is encoded by the exons ATGCTTCAGTCTGGAAATGTAAGAAAGAAGAGTGAAGAATGTCCATCTTCAAGCCTCAAGAACGTGAAACTG ACTCCCTTGTTGTCTGCTGACACAGAGTCCTCCACGATGGTCCTGCCCCCATCACACTCCTCGCGGCTGAAGTATGTGTCTCTGGGGGTGCTGGTGTTGCAGACCACCTCGCTGGTGCTCACCATGCGCTACTCCCGCACCCTGAAGGAAGACGGCCCCCGCTACCTGGCCTCGTCCGCCGTGGTGTCGGCCGAGGTGCTCAAGATCCTCGCCTGCACCCTCCTTGTCTTCATGGAGAACA AATTCAGTGTGCGCTCCATGAACCAGCTGCTGAAGGACGAGATTGTAAACAATCCCATGGAGACCATGAAGCTGGCCATTCCTGCAGGGATCTACACACTGCAGAACAATCTGCTCTATGTTGCCCTCTCCAACCTGGACGCAGCCACCTATCAG GTCACATACCAGCTGAAGATCCTCACCACGgcgctgttttctgtctccatgcTGGGGAAGAGGTTGGGCTCCTACCAGTGGCTCTCGCTGCTCTTGCTCATGGCCGGAGTCACTCTAGTGCAG TGGCCCGGAGGCACTGAAGGTGACTCTGAGCAGAAGGTCCTGTCTGCAGGCTCCCAGTTTGTGGGCCTGATCGCTGTGCTGATGGCCTGTGTGTCCAGTGGCTTTGCAGGAGTTTACTTTGAGAGACTCCTCAAGGGGACTAAACAGAGCGTGTGGGTCCGAAACATACAGCTGG GTTTATTTGGCTTTGTGTTCGGCTTTGTAGGAATGATAGTGTATGACGGTCAGAGCGTGAGACAGTCTGGAATGTTCCAGGGTTACAACGCCATCACCTGCACCGTTGTCGTCTTACAG gctgtgggCGGGTTGGTCGTAGCAGTAGTCATTAAATATGCAGACAACATCCTCAAAGGATTTGCCACGTCTCTGTCCATCATCATGTCTGCACTCATTTCATATTTCCTGTTGGAGGACTTTAATCCTACAAG TGTATTTTTTCTAGGGTCACTGCTGGTTATTGTCGCCACATTTCTTTACGGCTACGAGTTCAAACCTGCCAGTGGTAGCACCATCAAAGTATAA
- the imp3 gene encoding U3 small nucleolar ribonucleoprotein IMP3, producing the protein MVRKLKYHEQKLLKKVDFINWEVDNNLHEVKVLRRYRIEKREDYTKYNKLSRNIRDLAQKIKDLDEKDGFRAQSSHRLLEKLYTIGLIPTKQNLSLTEKVTASSFCRRRLPSIMLNLRMAQNLKTAITFIEQGHVRVGPEIVTDPAFLVTRNMEDFVTWVDSSKIKQHVMNYNDERDDFDLVA; encoded by the exons ATGGTTCGTAAATTAAAGTACCATGAACAGAAGCTGTTGAAGAAGGTGGACTTCATTAACTGGGAGGTAGACAATAACCTGCACGAGGTCAAAGTGTTGCGGAGGTATCGCATCGAGAAGAGGGAGGACTACACCAA GTACAACAAGTTGAGTCGTAACATCAGAGACTTGGCCCAGAAAATCAAAGACCTGGATGAGAAAGATGGCTTCAGAGCTCAGAGCTCACATCGCCTGCTGGAGAAACt GTACACTATCGGTCTCATCCCCACCAAACAGAACCTGTCCCTCACAGAGAAAGTCACAGCCTCTTCATTCTGCAG gaggaggcttCCCAGCATCATGCTGAACCTTCGTATGGCTCAGAACCTGAAGACGGCCATCACCTTCATTGAACAAGGAC ATGTGCGTGTTGGCCCAGAGATAGTCACAGACCCAGCATTTCTAGTCACAAG AAATATGGAAGATTTTGTCACTTGGGTGGACTCCTCCAAGATCAAGCAGCATGTCATGAATTATAACGATGAG AGGGACGACTTTGATCTGGTGGCGTGA